In a genomic window of Thiohalomonas denitrificans:
- a CDS encoding transporter produces the protein MSKNFSRRCPPGWAHAHLWLLWSGMAFGNTAEMLSAGVSHLRYQYTSAETDEYFDASGGRRSLGAVYDETLKEHGLSTEEPSVYRVDTDGRFTQIRHDLYFEYGITASLNFGLWTHYLDRQLEYSASLDREAGWSALPEPLQVGIEGVVAVADNAADGSASAWGDTVIGLKHRLIGEDNDDPFRFAYTLGVRLPTGHVADPLQPRDISVGDGQTDLGIWFAWDWEPGERWLFNLHTRHEYQFKGKEDEADPTGTRKLSREFQPGLYHYVELLAFRRIPRPGFNGFVALKAIYETQAVRREQQYDAATEQYRGALLAVDHTDSMLLRLEPEIGFNLYPSGIPVSVRLYYGLPLRGRNSLAAEYVGLRFDLFW, from the coding sequence ATGTCGAAAAACTTCTCCCGCCGATGCCCGCCCGGCTGGGCCCATGCACACCTGTGGCTGCTTTGGTCTGGAATGGCCTTCGGTAACACAGCGGAAATGCTGTCGGCCGGTGTCAGCCACCTTCGCTATCAGTACACCTCAGCCGAAACCGACGAGTATTTCGATGCCAGTGGCGGCCGCCGCTCCCTCGGAGCTGTCTACGACGAGACGTTGAAGGAACACGGGCTGTCCACGGAAGAGCCCTCCGTCTACCGTGTGGATACCGACGGGCGGTTCACCCAGATTCGGCACGACCTCTATTTCGAATACGGCATCACTGCGTCACTCAACTTCGGGCTCTGGACACACTATCTCGACCGGCAGCTGGAGTACTCCGCCAGTCTCGATCGGGAGGCGGGCTGGAGTGCGCTGCCGGAGCCCCTGCAGGTGGGAATTGAGGGGGTGGTAGCGGTGGCAGACAATGCAGCTGATGGCTCGGCATCCGCGTGGGGGGACACGGTGATCGGCCTCAAGCATCGGCTGATAGGTGAAGATAACGACGACCCTTTTCGCTTCGCCTATACGCTCGGTGTGCGACTGCCGACCGGGCATGTTGCCGATCCCCTGCAGCCCCGCGACATCTCGGTGGGGGATGGTCAGACCGACCTGGGCATCTGGTTTGCCTGGGACTGGGAGCCGGGTGAACGCTGGCTATTCAACCTCCATACGCGTCATGAGTACCAGTTCAAGGGGAAGGAGGACGAAGCGGACCCCACGGGGACACGAAAGCTTTCCAGAGAGTTCCAGCCGGGCCTTTACCACTACGTGGAACTGCTCGCTTTCCGTCGCATTCCGCGCCCTGGCTTCAATGGTTTTGTGGCACTGAAAGCCATTTACGAGACCCAGGCGGTGCGACGGGAGCAGCAGTACGATGCCGCGACTGAACAGTATCGGGGTGCCTTGCTGGCCGTCGACCATACCGACAGCATGCTGCTCCGCCTGGAGCCGGAGATCGGGTTCAATCTCTACCCCAGCGGGATCCCGGTATCGGTCCGCCTATACTACGGTCTGCCCCTGCGCGGGAGAAACAGCCTGGCGGCCGAATATGTGGGGCTGCGTTTCGATCTGTTCTGGTAG
- a CDS encoding bis(5'-nucleosyl)-tetraphosphatase, with product MARTLSAGVVVVRRFKGSWWFLLLRAYRNWDFPKGRVEENETPMQAALREVAEETGIEDLRFPWGKVYSETAPYRRNKVARYYLGETRQERFELRVNPDLGRPEHHEGRWCTSSEAARLLPDRLQPVLSWAVAMIERGEVKNPDHSRSRS from the coding sequence TTCAAAGGCTCGTGGTGGTTTCTTTTGCTGCGGGCCTATCGGAACTGGGATTTTCCCAAAGGGAGGGTGGAAGAAAATGAAACCCCGATGCAAGCGGCGTTGCGCGAGGTAGCGGAAGAGACCGGCATCGAGGACCTGCGGTTTCCCTGGGGTAAGGTCTATTCGGAGACGGCTCCGTACCGACGTAACAAGGTGGCTCGCTACTACTTGGGCGAGACACGGCAGGAGCGGTTCGAATTGCGTGTCAATCCGGATCTTGGCCGTCCCGAACACCACGAGGGGCGCTGGTGCACCTCTTCTGAAGCGGCGCGTTTACTACCCGACCGACTTCAGCCGGTGTTGTCGTGGGCCGTCGCGATGATAGAAAGGGGTGAAGTGAAAAACCCGGATCACTCTCGCTCGCGCTCCTGA